One Nitrospirota bacterium DNA window includes the following coding sequences:
- a CDS encoding AAA family ATPase has translation METIRRFLKAERQSFFLLGPRGAGKSTFIKTAYPEALYIDLLLPDVFRNYTAYPERLREVVHAQKGKKTVVVDEVQKAPQLLEVVHSLIEEKKGLQFILTGSSARKLRKAGVNLLAGRALMKHMHPFTAAELKELFDLERALGIGMIPLILSSADPAATLQAYVDLYLREEVQLEGLTRNIGNFSRFLETVSFSHGAVLNISNVARECQIERKVVEGYIGILEDLLLAYRIPVFTRRAKRAVASHPKFYFFDAGIFNVLRPSGPLDRPEEKSGAALEGLVCQHLRAWIDYAHSGCQLHYWRTSAGSEVDFVVYGKDIFSAIEVKNAATIHPQDLRALKSFGEDYPEAKRFLVYRGKERLIRDGISIEPADEFLLGLK, from the coding sequence ATGGAAACGATAAGGCGGTTTCTTAAAGCAGAAAGGCAGAGTTTTTTCCTGCTCGGCCCGAGGGGGGCAGGGAAATCGACCTTTATCAAGACAGCATATCCTGAGGCTTTGTATATAGATCTCCTCCTTCCCGATGTCTTCAGGAATTACACCGCCTATCCGGAGAGGTTGAGGGAGGTGGTGCATGCGCAGAAGGGAAAAAAGACCGTTGTCGTTGATGAGGTGCAAAAAGCGCCGCAGCTTCTCGAAGTGGTGCATAGCCTCATAGAGGAAAAGAAGGGACTTCAGTTTATTCTGACCGGCTCAAGCGCGCGAAAGCTCAGGAAAGCAGGAGTGAACCTGCTCGCCGGCCGAGCACTCATGAAACACATGCATCCTTTCACGGCTGCTGAGCTCAAAGAACTGTTTGACCTGGAGAGGGCTCTGGGCATCGGCATGATACCGCTCATTCTTAGCAGCGCAGACCCTGCAGCAACACTTCAGGCATATGTCGATCTTTACCTTAGGGAAGAAGTGCAGCTGGAAGGGCTCACAAGGAATATCGGAAACTTCTCCCGGTTTCTCGAGACCGTGAGCTTTTCCCATGGGGCCGTTCTTAATATAAGCAATGTGGCTCGTGAATGCCAGATAGAACGCAAGGTGGTAGAAGGCTACATCGGCATCCTCGAAGACCTGCTTTTAGCATACAGGATTCCGGTGTTTACCAGGAGGGCGAAGCGAGCGGTCGCTTCGCACCCGAAGTTCTACTTTTTCGATGCCGGCATTTTCAACGTCCTGCGACCATCGGGACCTCTTGACCGTCCTGAAGAAAAATCGGGTGCAGCCCTTGAGGGGCTCGTCTGCCAGCATCTGAGGGCATGGATCGACTATGCCCATTCGGGCTGCCAGCTCCACTATTGGAGGACCAGTGCCGGATCCGAGGTCGATTTCGTCGTGTACGGAAAGGACATATTTTCGGCAATAGAGGTGAAGAATGCGGCAACCATACATCCTCAAGACCTCCGCGCGCTCAAGTCATTTGGCGAGGACTACCCAGAAGCAAAAAGGTTTCTTGTATACCGAGGCAAAGAAAGGCTGATAAGAGATGGTATTTCCATTGAGCCTGCCGATGAATTCCTGCTTGGGTTAAAGTAA
- a CDS encoding type II toxin-antitoxin system VapB family antitoxin — protein sequence MRTTLNIEDDLLDKAERLTGIKEKTALIKLGLEALISRESSKRLARLGGTEKRLEKIPRRRTESA from the coding sequence GTGAGGACAACGCTGAACATCGAAGACGATCTCCTCGATAAAGCCGAGAGATTGACGGGTATTAAGGAAAAGACCGCCTTGATCAAGCTGGGACTCGAGGCATTGATATCGCGGGAGAGCAGCAAACGGCTTGCCAGACTGGGCGGAACCGAGAAGAGACTCGAAAAGATACCCCGGAGGAGAACGGAATCTGCATAA
- a CDS encoding molecular chaperone TorD family protein, with the protein MNPYRLFSLVFSYPTEKTVAAVSEAVDDEAALLTACVQQMQCTPLEQLQEEYTRLFINSYPTLLCPPYESFYRDGTLYGSSSAEVKEIYKTYGLDYTYEGEPPDLLSVELDFLALTNDGAFLERLNGWIFAFTKRVKEHSGIYGPCAEELEEFLRAAVAR; encoded by the coding sequence ATGAACCCCTACCGGCTCTTCTCGCTCGTCTTCTCCTACCCCACGGAGAAGACGGTAGCGGCTGTTTCGGAGGCAGTGGACGACGAGGCTGCCCTCCTCACCGCCTGCGTCCAGCAGATGCAGTGCACGCCCCTCGAGCAGCTCCAGGAGGAGTACACGCGGCTCTTCATCAATTCCTATCCCACGCTCCTCTGTCCTCCCTATGAATCGTTCTACCGGGACGGAACGCTCTACGGGTCCTCCTCTGCGGAGGTGAAAGAGATTTACAAGACATACGGCCTTGATTATACCTACGAGGGGGAGCCTCCCGATCTTCTGAGCGTCGAGCTCGACTTCCTGGCATTGACGAACGACGGGGCCTTTCTCGAGCGGCTCAACGGCTGGATCTTCGCATTCACCAAGCGGGTAAAGGAGCACTCCGGGATATACGGCCCCTGTGCAGAGGAGCTGGAGGAGTTCCTGAGGGCGGCGGTGGCTCGGTGA
- a CDS encoding TIGR04282 family arsenosugar biosynthesis glycosyltransferase, whose translation MHKRCLLLFVKSPEKGTVKSRLAKDLGEDAALDLYRCFVLDLLQTLKGGEYAFSICYHPPEAGDAVEQWLGSSYASMPQRGNDLGERMRSAFEEVFAAGFSAAVIMGSDIPDLPHALIDEAFSSLESADSVIGPAVDGGYYLIGFRRDAFLPDIFENMPWSTDTVYEETMAVLERNHADVHVLPAWRDIDTLDDVKDLLARNKTSEFRTSRTMARLLAMRGELFSSR comes from the coding sequence GTGCATAAGAGGTGTCTCCTCCTCTTCGTAAAGTCGCCTGAAAAGGGCACGGTGAAGTCCCGCCTCGCAAAAGACCTCGGCGAGGATGCTGCGCTCGACCTCTACCGCTGCTTTGTGCTCGATCTCCTGCAGACCCTGAAAGGGGGAGAGTACGCATTCAGCATCTGTTACCACCCGCCGGAGGCAGGGGACGCCGTGGAGCAGTGGCTGGGGAGCTCTTATGCCTCTATGCCGCAGAGGGGAAACGATCTCGGCGAGAGAATGAGAAGCGCCTTCGAGGAAGTCTTTGCCGCAGGATTTTCTGCAGCCGTCATCATGGGCAGCGATATCCCCGACCTGCCGCACGCCCTTATAGACGAGGCCTTCTCCTCGCTCGAGTCGGCCGATAGCGTGATCGGCCCGGCCGTCGACGGCGGCTACTATCTCATCGGGTTCAGAAGAGACGCGTTCCTCCCCGATATTTTCGAAAACATGCCCTGGAGCACCGATACTGTTTATGAAGAAACAATGGCGGTGCTCGAAAGGAATCATGCGGATGTCCACGTCCTCCCCGCATGGAGAGACATCGATACCCTGGATGACGTGAAGGACCTCCTGGCGAGAAATAAAACATCCGAGTTCAGAACATCCCGAACCATGGCCCGTCTGCTCGCTATGAGAGGCGAGTTGTTCTCCAGCCGTTAG
- a CDS encoding type II toxin-antitoxin system VapC family toxin, producing MVLVDTSVWVAHLREGNIGLEALLNEGRVACHSFIIGELACGNLKNRSELLSLLNALPMGTHAEHEEVMLFIKEHRLMGKGLGYIDMHLLASALLTGIPLWTFDKRLSEIAAALKVRY from the coding sequence ATGGTTCTTGTAGACACCTCCGTATGGGTAGCCCATCTCCGCGAGGGGAATATCGGTCTCGAAGCGCTCTTGAATGAGGGTCGCGTTGCGTGCCATTCGTTCATCATCGGCGAGCTCGCCTGCGGAAATCTCAAGAACAGGTCGGAACTGCTCTCTCTCCTCAACGCGCTCCCTATGGGAACGCATGCAGAGCATGAAGAGGTCATGCTGTTTATAAAGGAGCACCGTCTTATGGGGAAAGGCCTCGGCTATATCGATATGCATCTGCTTGCATCGGCTCTCCTGACCGGGATACCGCTATGGACGTTCGATAAACGATTGAGCGAGATCGCCGCAGCGCTGAAAGTGCGGTACTGA
- a CDS encoding molybdopterin-dependent oxidoreductase, with product MGVTRRGFLKLCAAGATAVAGSRYFEIAQSADRQYESIDLIRSTCSPNCTGACGFKAMVHKGRIVSLVQAADYPDREYNPRGCLRGQSMLNLIYGPDRLKHPLIRVGQRGEGKFKAVSWDEALDYVADKLAAIMAKYGPESVATSIQVPGTGYVNKGAFMRLSSLFEWSVLHAYTMNGDLPAFWPMTFGVQTEELESLEWMNSRYTAIFGSNILVTRVPDAKFITIGRERGAKVIMVDPNYTPTASKADEWIQINPATDAAMAMGIVTVIVNERLYDEEFIKSFTDMPLLVRLDNRKKLRAYEVKSLSGQAAALKARIPEYRDLYVAYDRAAKRFVIPDPEDLSRKFDPALEGSFEVELASGERVKVKPVFQLLKEFTNEHYTPEKAAKIIAPDESMAPGYAETIKRLAREMATIKPLHIVYGASNYQWFHGDLKGRALSLIVTLTGNLGKPGAGISTYAGQYRVRWPLAAWWSFKEKKNRWVTYLLWMNDEYRNGEEYKKYNKETPYPKNGVKAFLYGWHNPFDQHNMANRMREKALSGDLELIVATDFQMSTSCLWSDVVLPGVAWYEKYDLTATVSHPYVQLQQPAIQPLFECMPEIWIFKELAKRVAYRVGDDRLKKEVEEFYPDPALFRQEEEARRSGTWSLKLARDITERASLDAAALMLRTGGEQVKDITVEMLKKGPVRLNLPTPGKRQIMFWEQVVQKQPFPPVSYPAPLPKTARFVKSGRAEFYKDEDVFIDLGEMLPMHKNPFTDTESRNRKAVKYNLSFVTRNALYRVHSTHSNNITMLELQNFKPKVWMNPKTADARKIKEGELVEVFNDRGRVCGYAVPDPGLHPRVIVFEQGWWSRYLKGSSYNTLTYPWIKSSHVIYFVPGVWEPTTAWNEVACEVKRAEGVRHA from the coding sequence ATGGGCGTGACACGCAGGGGTTTCCTCAAGCTGTGCGCTGCGGGAGCGACGGCGGTCGCGGGGTCTCGGTATTTCGAGATCGCGCAGTCTGCGGACCGGCAGTACGAATCGATCGACCTGATCAGGTCGACCTGTTCGCCGAACTGCACAGGGGCGTGCGGGTTCAAGGCGATGGTGCACAAGGGCAGGATCGTCTCGCTCGTTCAGGCAGCGGACTATCCCGACCGGGAGTACAATCCCCGGGGCTGCTTGAGAGGGCAGTCGATGCTCAATCTCATCTACGGACCGGACCGGCTCAAGCATCCCCTCATCCGCGTCGGGCAGCGCGGCGAGGGAAAGTTCAAGGCGGTAAGCTGGGACGAGGCGCTGGACTACGTCGCCGATAAGCTCGCCGCGATCATGGCGAAGTACGGGCCCGAGTCAGTCGCGACCTCCATTCAGGTCCCCGGCACGGGCTATGTCAACAAAGGGGCGTTCATGAGGCTCTCCTCGCTCTTCGAGTGGAGCGTGCTGCATGCCTATACCATGAACGGCGACCTCCCCGCCTTCTGGCCCATGACCTTCGGGGTCCAGACCGAGGAGCTCGAGTCACTCGAGTGGATGAATTCACGGTACACCGCGATATTCGGATCGAATATCCTGGTGACGAGGGTGCCGGACGCCAAGTTCATCACCATCGGCAGGGAGCGGGGCGCCAAGGTCATCATGGTAGACCCGAACTATACGCCGACCGCCTCGAAGGCCGATGAATGGATCCAGATCAATCCTGCCACCGATGCGGCTATGGCGATGGGGATCGTCACGGTCATCGTCAACGAGCGGCTCTACGACGAGGAGTTCATCAAGAGTTTTACGGATATGCCGCTCCTCGTGCGGCTCGACAACCGGAAGAAGCTGAGAGCGTATGAGGTGAAGTCCCTCAGCGGGCAGGCCGCTGCGCTCAAGGCGAGGATTCCCGAGTACCGCGATCTTTACGTGGCCTACGACCGCGCTGCGAAGCGGTTCGTCATCCCCGACCCCGAAGACCTTTCACGGAAATTCGATCCCGCGCTCGAAGGGAGCTTCGAGGTCGAGCTTGCCTCGGGAGAGCGGGTGAAGGTGAAACCGGTGTTCCAGCTGCTCAAGGAGTTCACGAACGAGCACTATACCCCCGAGAAGGCGGCGAAGATCATCGCGCCCGATGAATCCATGGCGCCGGGATACGCCGAGACCATAAAGCGCCTTGCCCGGGAGATGGCGACGATAAAGCCGCTCCATATCGTCTACGGGGCGAGCAACTACCAGTGGTTCCACGGCGACCTGAAGGGCAGAGCGCTCTCCCTGATCGTCACGCTCACTGGCAATCTCGGGAAGCCGGGAGCGGGCATTTCGACCTATGCAGGCCAGTACCGCGTGCGCTGGCCCCTCGCCGCTTGGTGGAGCTTCAAGGAGAAGAAGAACCGCTGGGTCACCTACCTGCTCTGGATGAACGATGAATACCGGAACGGCGAGGAGTATAAAAAATACAATAAAGAGACGCCGTACCCGAAAAATGGCGTCAAGGCGTTCCTCTACGGCTGGCACAATCCTTTTGACCAGCACAACATGGCGAACCGGATGCGTGAGAAGGCGCTCAGCGGCGACCTCGAACTGATCGTCGCGACCGACTTCCAGATGAGCACCTCCTGCCTCTGGTCCGACGTGGTGTTGCCGGGAGTCGCCTGGTACGAAAAATACGATCTTACCGCTACGGTCTCGCATCCCTATGTCCAGCTGCAGCAGCCCGCCATTCAACCCCTCTTCGAGTGCATGCCCGAGATATGGATATTCAAAGAGCTTGCCAAGCGGGTGGCTTACCGCGTGGGCGACGACAGACTTAAGAAAGAGGTGGAGGAGTTCTACCCCGACCCCGCGCTCTTCAGGCAGGAGGAGGAGGCGCGGCGGAGCGGGACCTGGAGCCTGAAGCTCGCCCGCGATATCACGGAGAGGGCGTCCCTCGATGCAGCGGCGCTGATGCTCAGGACCGGCGGCGAGCAGGTCAAGGATATCACGGTCGAGATGCTTAAAAAGGGGCCGGTGCGGCTGAACCTGCCGACCCCGGGCAAGCGGCAGATCATGTTCTGGGAGCAGGTGGTGCAGAAGCAGCCCTTCCCGCCCGTCTCCTACCCCGCGCCGCTGCCGAAGACCGCCCGGTTCGTCAAGAGCGGAAGGGCTGAGTTCTACAAGGACGAGGACGTTTTCATCGACCTCGGGGAGATGCTGCCGATGCACAAGAATCCCTTTACCGACACGGAGTCCAGAAACCGCAAGGCAGTCAAATACAATCTCTCCTTCGTCACGAGAAACGCCCTCTACCGCGTCCATTCGACGCATAGCAACAACATCACCATGCTCGAGCTCCAGAATTTCAAGCCCAAGGTATGGATGAATCCGAAGACCGCCGACGCGCGGAAGATAAAGGAGGGCGAGCTCGTCGAGGTGTTCAATGACCGGGGGAGGGTCTGCGGCTATGCGGTTCCCGATCCCGGCCTCCATCCAAGGGTGATCGTCTTCGAGCAGGGCTGGTGGAGCAGGTACCTGAAGGGCAGCTCGTATAATACCTTGACCTATCCATGGATAAAGTCGTCCCATGTCATCTACTTCGTTCCGGGGGTATGGGAACCGACCACGGCATGGAACGAGGTAGCCTGCGAAGTAAAGCGGGCAGAGGGGGTGCGCCATGCGTAA
- a CDS encoding PilZ domain-containing protein, which translates to MKEQRREFRIPFTTAMQYLHYGDPLEECYHCTSVDISESGIGIVTDSLLLFGQFIEFRSDGGDDLPSHAVVQWSMPLGTQCRAGLFVF; encoded by the coding sequence ATGAAGGAGCAACGGCGAGAGTTCAGGATCCCTTTCACGACGGCCATGCAGTACCTGCATTACGGCGATCCGCTGGAAGAGTGCTACCACTGCACGAGCGTCGACATCAGCGAGAGCGGCATCGGCATCGTCACCGACTCCCTTCTCCTGTTCGGCCAGTTCATCGAGTTCAGGAGCGACGGCGGAGACGATCTCCCCTCTCACGCCGTCGTCCAATGGAGCATGCCGCTCGGCACCCAGTGCCGGGCAGGATTGTTCGTATTCTAG
- a CDS encoding DUF3641 domain-containing protein, translated as MKEIDFDAFSPEITCDEHCYACTVGKGSSCHGALIGRGAGAKSPLRPLPMKSSEKSSAPCSCDVGQQERPGRSMRVLMPPSLHAESGAGA; from the coding sequence ATGAAGGAGATCGATTTCGACGCCTTCAGCCCGGAAATCACCTGCGACGAGCACTGCTATGCCTGCACCGTCGGCAAAGGGAGCAGCTGCCACGGCGCTCTCATCGGCCGGGGAGCCGGCGCGAAGTCCCCATTACGCCCATTACCAATGAAGAGCTCAGAAAAATCTTCGGCGCCATGCTCCTGTGATGTCGGACAACAAGAGCGGCCCGGCAGGAGCATGCGGGTGCTGATGCCTCCCTCGCTGCATGCAGAAAGCGGCGCCGGTGCATAA
- a CDS encoding sigma-70 family RNA polymerase sigma factor — translation MALDFERLYATYQPDILRLIERLTSPCEAADLTQEVFLKAGRSLQEFRGESNVSTWLYRIAINTVADRAREASYRHAIRSIPADPDVADDIEDRDGSGVKREPLDLGIIRKEMNECIRDIIRNLPAEHRIVIALKDMQGLSHEEIASILQISAGNVKIRLHRARACLRKELEAQCIFYRDHRNEFACDRKSTMLPFRRTL, via the coding sequence ATGGCACTCGATTTTGAACGGCTCTATGCGACCTATCAGCCCGATATACTGAGGCTCATTGAGCGGCTGACTTCCCCTTGTGAGGCTGCTGACCTGACGCAGGAGGTCTTTCTCAAGGCAGGCCGAAGTTTGCAGGAGTTCAGAGGAGAATCGAACGTTTCAACATGGCTCTACCGTATCGCGATAAATACTGTTGCGGACCGTGCGCGGGAGGCCTCATATCGGCATGCAATCAGGAGTATACCTGCCGACCCGGATGTCGCTGATGATATTGAGGACAGAGATGGCAGCGGAGTCAAACGAGAGCCCCTCGACCTGGGCATCATCAGGAAGGAAATGAACGAGTGCATACGCGATATAATCAGGAACCTTCCGGCAGAACACAGGATTGTGATTGCGCTCAAGGATATGCAAGGGCTCTCCCATGAGGAGATCGCCTCGATTCTCCAGATCAGTGCGGGGAACGTAAAGATCAGGCTGCACCGAGCCAGAGCATGCCTGAGAAAAGAGCTCGAAGCGCAGTGTATCTTTTATCGCGATCACCGCAACGAATTCGCCTGCGACCGTAAAAGCACCATGCTTCCATTCCGCCGCACGCTATGA
- a CDS encoding 4Fe-4S dicluster domain-containing protein — translation MRNYGMVIDLNRCIGCRSCAVVCKIHNSVPPGTWWQRVESVGSSEHMVPAGEAPDLSEPFLPVPCMHCEDPACVKVCPVGATWKREDGLVLVDYERCVGCRYCMTACPYGVRQFNWQHSDESFKQGFRNAGFSEEWFQDKGYRYGYPLDHRTKGRLVYTPKRPKGVVEKCTFCVQYVDQGLPPACVRGCPGNARVFGDMNDPNSEIAKVLRTREIFRLNEDLGTKPKVFYIPLARREGKGGIHYDSKL, via the coding sequence ATGCGTAACTACGGAATGGTCATAGATCTGAATCGGTGCATCGGCTGCAGGAGCTGCGCCGTTGTCTGCAAGATCCACAACTCCGTGCCGCCGGGCACCTGGTGGCAGCGGGTGGAATCGGTCGGCTCCTCGGAGCACATGGTGCCTGCCGGCGAGGCGCCCGACCTCTCCGAGCCGTTCCTGCCGGTGCCCTGCATGCATTGCGAAGACCCGGCCTGTGTCAAGGTATGCCCTGTCGGCGCTACCTGGAAGCGGGAGGACGGTCTCGTGCTCGTCGATTATGAGCGGTGCGTCGGCTGCAGGTACTGCATGACCGCCTGCCCTTACGGCGTCAGGCAGTTCAACTGGCAGCATTCCGACGAGAGCTTTAAACAGGGATTCAGGAATGCGGGGTTCAGCGAGGAGTGGTTCCAGGACAAGGGCTACCGGTACGGCTATCCCCTCGACCACAGGACCAAGGGCAGATTGGTCTATACTCCGAAACGGCCGAAAGGCGTTGTCGAGAAGTGCACCTTCTGCGTTCAGTATGTAGACCAGGGCCTGCCGCCGGCGTGCGTCCGGGGCTGTCCCGGAAACGCGCGGGTCTTCGGGGACATGAACGATCCGAACAGCGAGATCGCGAAGGTGCTCAGGACGAGGGAGATCTTCAGGCTGAACGAGGACCTCGGCACGAAGCCCAAGGTGTTCTACATCCCGCTTGCGCGGAGAGAGGGCAAAGGAGGCATTCACTATGACAGCAAACTATAA
- the nrfD gene encoding NrfD/PsrC family molybdoenzyme membrane anchor subunit: MTANYKKIMTILAVIVAVGLGAWIYQLQRGMIVTNMRNSFSWGLYVAMWAFYVGTAAGGLVVSSAIYLFGAKQLKPIAKVASLTAFIFAVGAMIVLLPDIGRPERLLYMLVYANFTSMLPWDMVVLSSYAVVSAVYTYVLLRPDILSKGITVPFVGTLMKRSMTLEELEREREKSERRAKLLAPVALPLAILIHTVTAWVLATQLARPWWFGGVLAPTFIAAALATGPAVVILAALTAYGYKEKLQDTYRLLAKVSAAASIIMLFIYYNDFVVRLWWNSGREAEAVKLVFHNYLAIHAVEVAFILLSVAIFLSRPSSRNRLVGGSLSVITGVFAHRFLLIPPAYNLIPLKLPVITRGSTAEWSYPIAIGEVRGSLLDPQPVFASYWKYVPSITEAAIAAGVMAFILLAFMALIKMLPIEEPAGEVKQ, translated from the coding sequence ATGACAGCAAACTATAAGAAAATAATGACGATCCTCGCTGTGATCGTGGCGGTGGGACTCGGCGCATGGATATACCAGCTCCAGAGGGGGATGATCGTGACCAACATGCGTAACTCCTTCTCCTGGGGGCTCTATGTGGCGATGTGGGCCTTCTATGTCGGCACTGCCGCCGGCGGCCTCGTCGTCTCATCCGCCATTTACCTCTTCGGGGCAAAGCAGCTGAAGCCCATCGCAAAAGTGGCGTCACTGACCGCCTTCATCTTCGCCGTGGGCGCGATGATCGTGCTGCTCCCGGATATCGGGCGGCCCGAGCGGCTGCTGTACATGCTTGTCTATGCTAATTTTACCTCCATGCTCCCCTGGGACATGGTAGTCCTTTCGTCCTATGCGGTCGTTTCGGCGGTCTATACCTACGTTCTCCTGCGTCCCGATATCCTGAGCAAGGGCATTACCGTGCCCTTTGTCGGGACCCTCATGAAGCGTTCCATGACCCTCGAAGAGCTCGAGAGAGAACGGGAGAAGTCCGAGAGACGCGCAAAGCTCCTGGCGCCAGTGGCGCTGCCGCTTGCCATACTCATCCATACGGTAACGGCCTGGGTGCTCGCCACACAGCTCGCCCGGCCCTGGTGGTTCGGCGGCGTGCTCGCTCCCACGTTCATAGCAGCAGCCCTCGCCACAGGGCCTGCAGTCGTGATCCTCGCCGCGCTCACGGCATACGGATATAAGGAAAAGCTGCAGGATACCTATCGCCTGCTGGCAAAGGTCTCGGCGGCAGCGTCGATCATCATGCTCTTCATTTACTACAATGATTTCGTGGTGCGGCTCTGGTGGAACAGCGGCAGGGAGGCAGAGGCGGTGAAGCTCGTATTCCACAACTACCTCGCCATCCACGCAGTGGAGGTCGCCTTCATCCTCCTCTCGGTGGCGATTTTCCTGTCCCGCCCCTCGAGCAGGAACCGGCTGGTTGGAGGGAGCCTGTCGGTCATCACCGGGGTGTTTGCGCACCGGTTCCTGCTCATCCCTCCCGCCTATAACCTCATACCGCTGAAGCTTCCCGTCATCACGCGGGGATCGACTGCGGAATGGTCCTACCCGATAGCGATCGGAGAGGTGCGGGGGAGTCTGCTCGATCCGCAGCCGGTCTTCGCCTCGTACTGGAAGTATGTTCCGTCGATTACCGAGGCGGCCATAGCGGCAGGGGTAATGGCATTCATCCTGCTTGCGTTTATGGCCCTGATCAAAATGCTTCCTATCGAAGAGCCCGCCGGCGAGGTGAAGCAATGA
- a CDS encoding ATP-binding protein — translation MITLPQELIAVLRQYNPWWSGMRVPDLPEWRRAAFRELELWLRTPPAPRAVLLSGARQVGKTTLLLQAVESLVASGVPPQNILYATFDHPLLKLAGLDGTLKLWREFESAAEGPEYLLLDEIQFMRDWQTWLKLQVDFHKNRRIIVTGSATPLTAEGQESGVGRWHTIKLATLSFFEYLQLKKITVPPLPEVASLTTLFRWSPAQFVRAGDIARPLIPHFHEYLMRGGFPQCALVASVDLAQKLLREDIVDKVLKRDMTALFGVRRVLELEQTFLYLCLHDGGLLDVQDLCRNLEVKKPTATSFISLLEATHLIHRLPPYGYGKEILRARHKVYLADAAIAPSVLLKGKAMLQDAVAVGRAVETAFFKHVFTRYYDMSVGFSYWRGKRSDEVDIVADVRGRLVPFEIKYRHHHTDLDELKGIIEFCTSKKISRGYVVTRGMEDFTVVPLDGTPASTRLLKIPALLACYWLGQSELLATRHADTED, via the coding sequence ATGATTACATTGCCTCAAGAGCTTATTGCAGTACTCAGGCAGTACAACCCCTGGTGGTCGGGAATGCGTGTTCCCGATCTGCCAGAATGGCGAAGAGCTGCGTTTCGCGAGTTGGAACTCTGGCTTCGCACACCGCCTGCACCGCGGGCAGTGCTCCTGAGCGGGGCCCGGCAGGTGGGCAAGACAACGCTGCTGCTGCAGGCTGTTGAATCCCTTGTAGCATCGGGTGTACCACCCCAGAATATTCTCTATGCTACTTTTGACCATCCACTGCTGAAATTAGCCGGACTTGACGGTACGCTGAAACTGTGGCGCGAGTTCGAATCTGCCGCCGAGGGACCGGAATATCTTCTTCTTGATGAGATCCAGTTTATGAGAGACTGGCAGACGTGGTTGAAGCTCCAGGTCGATTTTCACAAAAACCGCCGCATTATTGTTACCGGCTCGGCAACGCCGCTGACAGCAGAGGGACAAGAGTCGGGTGTGGGGCGCTGGCACACTATTAAACTGGCGACCCTGTCTTTTTTCGAGTACCTGCAACTCAAAAAAATCACCGTGCCTCCGCTGCCGGAAGTGGCCTCACTGACAACACTCTTTCGCTGGTCACCGGCCCAGTTCGTTCGTGCGGGAGACATTGCGCGACCGCTGATTCCTCACTTCCACGAGTACCTGATGCGCGGCGGTTTTCCCCAGTGCGCCCTTGTAGCAAGCGTGGACCTTGCGCAGAAACTGTTACGCGAAGATATTGTGGACAAAGTCCTCAAACGTGACATGACGGCGCTTTTCGGTGTGCGAAGGGTTTTGGAGCTGGAACAGACATTCCTCTATCTCTGTCTGCATGACGGCGGTCTTCTGGATGTGCAGGATTTATGCAGAAACTTGGAGGTCAAGAAGCCCACGGCAACAAGTTTCATCTCTCTGCTGGAGGCCACTCATTTGATCCATCGCCTGCCGCCCTACGGTTATGGAAAAGAAATCCTCAGGGCGCGGCACAAAGTCTACCTGGCCGATGCCGCTATTGCACCGAGTGTATTATTAAAAGGGAAAGCCATGCTGCAGGATGCGGTTGCAGTGGGCCGGGCGGTGGAGACGGCGTTTTTCAAACATGTATTCACACGCTACTATGATATGAGCGTCGGCTTTTCCTACTGGCGCGGAAAAAGAAGCGATGAAGTAGATATCGTAGCGGATGTTCGAGGAAGGCTGGTCCCGTTCGAAATAAAGTACCGTCACCACCATACCGATCTCGATGAGCTGAAGGGCATCATTGAATTTTGCACCTCAAAAAAGATTTCTCGCGGTTATGTGGTAACAAGGGGAATGGAGGACTTCACTGTGGTTCCGCTGGACGGCACTCCGGCAAGCACCCGGCTCCTCAAGATTCCGGCCCTTCTGGCGTGTTATTGGCTCGGGCAGTCAGAACTTCTGGCAACGAGACATGCCGACACGGAGGACTAA